The Bacillus sp. Y1 genome has a window encoding:
- a CDS encoding spore coat protein → MITQQQQNNMQTASTNNMMASPNMARTVNHGAHEILDVHEVISGTLGTIDQYLMFEQQIKDPELKDIVVRQRQFITDQYNVLVECFKTGQDPSHPTSSYMMKQSNDVVYGIKPSQPTKPKQSAAEIDDKCLSSLMLGCMKSSAQTMTMAAGEATNPIVRRVLQDSIPNYLEMAYEIFLYQNKKEFYQVPQLREEDTQQLLNSFATSGGSQGIQGTQGMQNMQSNQQNRILQ, encoded by the coding sequence ATGATAACACAACAACAGCAAAACAATATGCAAACTGCTTCTACAAATAATATGATGGCTTCACCGAATATGGCAAGAACAGTGAATCACGGGGCACATGAGATTCTTGATGTGCATGAGGTGATTTCGGGAACTCTTGGTACGATTGATCAGTATTTAATGTTCGAGCAACAGATTAAGGATCCCGAGTTAAAGGATATTGTCGTTCGCCAACGTCAATTTATTACGGATCAATATAATGTGTTGGTCGAGTGTTTTAAAACTGGACAAGATCCAAGTCACCCAACTTCTAGCTATATGATGAAGCAATCAAATGATGTTGTTTATGGTATTAAACCCTCCCAACCGACTAAACCAAAGCAGTCTGCAGCCGAAATTGACGATAAGTGTTTGTCTTCTCTCATGCTTGGCTGCATGAAGTCATCTGCTCAAACGATGACGATGGCTGCTGGTGAAGCTACGAATCCGATTGTTCGACGCGTGCTACAGGATAGTATCCCTAATTATTTGGAAATGGCGTACGAAATCTTCTTATATCAAAACAAAAAGGAATTTTATCAAGTTCCTCAGCTGAGAGAAGAAGACACGCAACAGCTGCTTAATTCGTTCGCTACATCAGGTGGTTCCCAAGGTATCCAAGGTACACAGGGAATGCAAAATATGCAAAGCAACCAGCAAAACCGCATCCTTCAATAA
- the galE gene encoding UDP-glucose 4-epimerase GalE, with product MAILVTGGAGYIGSHTVVELLNHGEEVVVVDNLQTGHLPAVKGATYYQVDLRDSKALSEVFSKHSIEAVIHFAASSLVGESVEKPLMYYENNLIASHSLVSVMVEHHVKKIVFSSTAATYGEPKEVPISEESETSPTNPYGETKLAMEKMFRWCDGAYGLKSISLRYFNAAGAHPDGIIGEDHSPETHLIPIILQVALGQREHIGIYGDDYPTEDGTCIRDYIHVMDLANAHWLALEYLRKNEVSDVFNLGNGRGFSVKEVIETARTVTKHEIPAVVSPRRAGDPAVLIASSGKAQQTLGWQPKYNQLETIIETAWNWHQNNPGGYEK from the coding sequence ATGGCAATTTTAGTAACAGGTGGAGCCGGCTATATTGGTAGCCACACAGTGGTAGAGCTTTTGAATCATGGAGAAGAAGTAGTGGTTGTAGACAATTTACAAACCGGTCATCTCCCAGCGGTAAAGGGCGCAACTTACTATCAAGTGGATTTACGCGATTCGAAAGCATTAAGTGAAGTGTTTTCAAAGCACTCGATTGAAGCGGTGATTCATTTTGCGGCGAGTTCTCTAGTAGGAGAAAGTGTAGAGAAGCCGCTCATGTATTACGAAAATAATCTTATTGCTTCACACTCATTGGTCTCTGTTATGGTGGAGCATCATGTGAAAAAAATTGTGTTTTCATCAACAGCTGCAACATATGGGGAGCCGAAAGAGGTTCCGATTTCAGAGGAGTCAGAAACGTCTCCCACGAATCCATATGGAGAAACAAAGCTTGCTATGGAAAAAATGTTCCGTTGGTGTGATGGGGCTTACGGCTTAAAGTCGATATCCTTGCGCTATTTTAATGCCGCTGGGGCTCACCCGGACGGAATTATTGGAGAGGACCACTCACCTGAAACTCATTTAATCCCAATAATATTGCAGGTAGCATTAGGTCAGAGAGAGCATATTGGTATCTATGGTGATGATTATCCGACTGAGGACGGAACATGTATCCGCGATTATATTCATGTCATGGACCTTGCTAACGCTCACTGGTTAGCTTTAGAATATTTGCGTAAAAATGAAGTAAGTGATGTGTTCAACTTAGGAAATGGCCGAGGCTTTTCGGTAAAAGAGGTAATCGAAACAGCAAGAACAGTTACAAAGCATGAAATTCCAGCTGTAGTTAGTCCACGTCGAGCGGGAGATCCAGCTGTATTAATTGCATCATCTGGAAAAGCTCAGCAAACATTAGGCTGGCAGCCAAAGTATAACCAATTAGAAACCATTATTGAAACCGCATGGAATTGGCATCAGAACAATCCTGGTGGTTATGAGAAATAG